The Bacteriovorax sp. Seq25_V genome window below encodes:
- a CDS encoding AAA family ATPase, producing the protein MTTNIKINRTENNISFDSNENIELVAKKREFELIKNLEHPNIISSQKISLDVQQHYNTLEARVSIESLSFYELLKMATGLLNALDFLWAKNIVFNNLNPRSVVVDFERDIIKLSDFRLYSEISSELIVNTNLNRVFGNYHFISPEQTGRMNRSIDYRSDIYSLGALFYYSLTGKFLFAEEKDNHKIIHAHLTKKPQSLCDLDNRINPCLSKVIDKMLEKNSEDRYQSAKGILSDLEFCALVIEGKRSSDEFILGKYDKLVTFKIDETLHGRERETSLLMKAYGDVVFGRNRLALVSGFSGIGKTALVSELKRPMTEHNGYYISGKFDQLKKNIPFSGLNQAITQLVNEVLTESQDVVQSYVDKIKKTVGDNISLISDVIPAVKNLFPHTKKLKDELSATESLNLFCKTFSSFISVFKESGKPIVLFLDDLQWADSSTISLIKFLITDIKDHNILIIAGYRNNEVGPNHPWQICINESIALGGIVDNIELQNLEVSHLEKLIKNTLHLKDKSERLLAQVIFEKTNGNPFFAQSILKSLYEREIIFFDEVLNIWNFDSKKIGEIEISNNLIELLVQGLNRIEPRFLEVLQCASAVGAQFDIDIVSHTLDISKEVCLEALIVGLEKKYINALDINYRFVKVQDAEELKNSVFKFAHDKIQQALYETIEQKKCLEFHRHISNYYESITTDDNDDLVFDLTFHANKLLEHGGEVNRPYTSKINKVAGLKAYESSAFQAAREYFEISYNLLPDDRWESNYEEALDVGTHLSECYYLCNETHKAESLYNYILERARSNRDKAKVYEILMNYYTLQGRADDAVTVGAKALKLYGISFPAKTKMYHVAPKLLQVKIMFLFNSNEKILENPVATNEDAIAALKILSNMSPSCFIQSPESMLLNCLNCLVLTLRYGNSDVGSYAISLMGFVEAVALKNYKRAHELVKVAVKLNKKLNGHRYYSKVLFAWNNFVQFYHAPIRESIPWLRKGHYAGVDCGDFNFASYSLYCLTSRELYIGKPLSEVYENVLEYSQFCDKVGDQYMLPIMQVLRRFTTAISGLADVKYSKIDEGFDVDEFLKVQGLVDDKQTLSWFYIFEAIKLYLLNDIQKAFEYTLVAEKIGEIGTQKQIVLFEHYFFSVLICSALVRKGDMSNSRKLSAVTLCKSSLHHLSKMKDVMPENFRARFYLAKAEYMDAFTNESNIKIQNYYIQAIDAAEEDGFVNIVAIASELYSLFLIKNKRYVNARGYIQKSIEAYQTWEFPAKEEYLNNLSSQFMLNNHNSRIAHNVLLEISKSIAKHISLDSLISEVKKIAIEYTNAQDGLIVQKQGSEYHLLSDSHSGHREMRFCRAIIEYVYNTGEVVRLDDASEYNNFSKDSYFTNNRVFSICALPLRSNDDIKAVLFLVNKDLKGVFSIDKTKTMELLTTQIALSLENALFLQSLEQKVKERTELLELKTLELEKSHADKDILVRVLCHDLANITMVNNHSVRVLNNMLKDHENEDVKKHLTKMQNAIKNEAYIINNIRTLEMAKNKLLNVNLDIVNLEEKLNESIMTFEERLAQKDIVVRVNPDLVGRTVVADGVALVVNVFNNIFSNAIKYSYEHSHIDCYIATEDDETITLAIQDFGVGMTENFRNKLFTSEVHSSSSGTSNEKGSGFGLNIIKVYIHKFGGHARVDSVHQDEDSVKHGTTFYLTLLKK; encoded by the coding sequence ATGACAACTAATATAAAAATAAATCGTACTGAAAATAACATTTCATTTGATAGTAATGAAAATATAGAGCTCGTCGCTAAAAAGAGAGAGTTCGAATTAATTAAGAATTTGGAACATCCAAATATTATCTCATCACAAAAAATTAGCCTAGATGTTCAGCAGCACTACAATACATTGGAGGCCAGGGTATCAATTGAAAGTCTTTCTTTTTATGAACTTCTAAAGATGGCAACCGGTTTATTGAACGCTCTTGATTTCTTATGGGCAAAAAATATTGTCTTTAATAATCTTAATCCTCGTTCTGTTGTCGTTGATTTTGAACGTGATATTATTAAGCTGAGTGATTTTAGGCTTTATTCTGAGATTAGTAGTGAGTTAATTGTAAATACTAATCTCAATCGTGTTTTTGGAAACTATCATTTCATCTCTCCTGAACAGACTGGTCGAATGAATCGCAGTATTGATTATCGAAGCGATATTTATTCACTAGGTGCTTTATTTTATTATTCGCTTACAGGAAAATTTCTTTTTGCTGAAGAGAAAGATAATCACAAGATAATCCATGCACATTTAACGAAAAAGCCACAATCTCTGTGTGATTTGGATAATAGAATTAATCCATGTCTTTCAAAAGTAATAGATAAGATGTTGGAAAAAAATTCTGAAGATAGGTATCAATCTGCAAAGGGAATCTTGTCTGATCTTGAATTTTGTGCACTGGTAATTGAAGGGAAGAGAAGCAGCGATGAGTTCATTCTTGGGAAGTATGATAAGCTTGTAACATTTAAAATTGATGAAACTTTGCACGGTCGCGAAAGAGAGACTAGTCTGTTAATGAAGGCTTATGGGGATGTTGTTTTTGGACGCAATCGCCTCGCTTTAGTTAGTGGTTTTTCTGGAATTGGAAAGACTGCTCTCGTGTCTGAGTTAAAAAGACCAATGACAGAGCACAACGGATATTATATTTCAGGAAAATTTGATCAGCTAAAGAAAAATATCCCTTTTTCAGGACTTAATCAGGCAATTACTCAGTTAGTTAATGAGGTTTTAACAGAGTCACAAGATGTTGTTCAATCTTATGTCGACAAAATAAAGAAGACCGTTGGAGATAATATTTCATTGATTTCTGATGTTATACCAGCAGTTAAAAATTTATTTCCCCACACAAAAAAACTGAAGGATGAACTAAGTGCTACAGAGTCTCTCAATTTGTTTTGTAAGACTTTTTCTAGCTTTATTAGTGTCTTTAAAGAAAGTGGTAAGCCAATTGTATTATTTCTTGACGATCTCCAGTGGGCAGATAGTTCGACGATTAGCCTTATTAAGTTTCTTATTACAGATATAAAAGATCACAATATTCTTATTATAGCAGGTTATCGTAATAATGAAGTTGGTCCTAATCATCCTTGGCAGATTTGTATTAATGAATCAATTGCTCTGGGAGGAATTGTTGACAATATTGAGCTTCAAAATTTGGAAGTTTCACATTTAGAAAAGTTGATAAAGAACACGCTCCATCTAAAAGATAAGTCTGAACGACTTCTTGCTCAAGTTATTTTTGAAAAAACAAATGGTAATCCATTTTTTGCTCAGAGTATTTTGAAATCGCTCTATGAACGAGAAATAATATTTTTTGATGAAGTGTTAAATATTTGGAACTTTGATTCTAAGAAAATTGGTGAGATTGAGATATCGAATAACTTAATTGAGTTACTTGTTCAAGGCCTTAATCGAATTGAACCACGGTTTCTAGAAGTCTTACAATGCGCTTCCGCAGTGGGAGCACAATTTGACATTGATATTGTTTCCCATACCCTCGATATTTCTAAAGAAGTTTGTCTCGAAGCATTAATTGTTGGCCTGGAGAAAAAGTATATTAATGCATTGGATATCAATTACCGCTTTGTAAAAGTTCAGGATGCAGAGGAATTGAAAAATTCTGTATTCAAATTTGCTCATGATAAAATTCAACAAGCTTTGTATGAGACAATTGAGCAAAAAAAGTGTCTTGAATTTCACCGGCATATCTCAAACTACTATGAGAGTATTACAACTGATGATAATGATGATCTTGTTTTCGATCTCACTTTTCACGCAAATAAGCTACTTGAACATGGTGGTGAGGTGAATCGTCCTTATACTTCTAAGATTAATAAAGTTGCAGGGCTTAAGGCGTATGAGTCATCTGCGTTTCAAGCAGCAAGAGAATACTTTGAGATATCATATAACTTACTTCCTGATGATCGTTGGGAAAGTAATTATGAAGAAGCCCTCGATGTGGGGACACACTTGTCTGAGTGTTACTATCTTTGTAATGAAACGCATAAGGCTGAAAGTTTATATAATTATATTTTAGAACGTGCAAGGTCTAACAGAGATAAGGCCAAGGTATATGAGATTCTGATGAATTATTATACCTTACAAGGCAGAGCTGATGACGCTGTTACAGTAGGAGCGAAGGCCTTGAAGCTCTATGGTATTTCATTTCCTGCTAAGACTAAGATGTATCATGTCGCGCCGAAGTTATTACAAGTGAAGATAATGTTTTTGTTTAATAGCAATGAGAAAATATTGGAAAATCCTGTTGCGACTAATGAAGATGCCATTGCAGCACTTAAGATTCTATCAAATATGTCACCAAGTTGTTTCATACAAAGTCCAGAGTCAATGTTACTTAATTGTCTCAATTGCCTTGTTTTAACTCTTCGTTATGGTAATAGCGATGTTGGTAGTTATGCAATTTCCTTAATGGGTTTTGTAGAAGCAGTTGCCTTGAAAAACTATAAACGGGCCCATGAACTTGTTAAAGTTGCTGTTAAGCTTAACAAGAAGCTCAATGGGCACCGTTATTACTCAAAGGTCTTATTTGCTTGGAATAACTTTGTTCAGTTTTATCATGCTCCAATACGCGAGAGTATCCCTTGGCTTAGAAAGGGGCACTATGCAGGTGTCGATTGTGGAGACTTTAATTTTGCTAGTTATAGTCTATATTGTCTAACTTCCCGTGAGCTTTATATTGGAAAACCTCTTTCTGAAGTCTACGAAAATGTTCTTGAATATAGCCAGTTTTGTGACAAAGTAGGCGATCAGTACATGTTGCCAATTATGCAGGTTCTTCGTCGTTTTACAACAGCTATCTCAGGACTTGCAGATGTAAAATATTCTAAAATAGATGAAGGCTTTGATGTTGATGAGTTTTTAAAAGTTCAAGGCCTCGTCGATGATAAGCAGACACTTTCCTGGTTTTATATCTTTGAGGCAATTAAGTTGTACTTACTCAACGATATTCAAAAGGCGTTTGAGTATACGCTAGTTGCAGAAAAAATTGGTGAGATTGGAACTCAAAAACAAATTGTTTTATTCGAACATTATTTCTTTTCTGTTTTAATTTGTTCTGCTCTTGTAAGAAAGGGCGATATGTCAAATAGTCGTAAGCTTTCAGCAGTAACGTTGTGTAAGAGTAGTTTACATCATCTGAGTAAAATGAAAGATGTTATGCCTGAGAATTTTCGAGCACGCTTCTATCTTGCCAAAGCTGAGTATATGGACGCATTTACAAATGAGTCGAATATAAAGATCCAAAATTACTATATACAAGCAATTGATGCAGCAGAGGAAGATGGGTTTGTGAATATTGTTGCAATCGCTAGTGAACTTTATTCATTGTTTTTGATCAAGAATAAGCGCTATGTAAATGCACGTGGATATATTCAAAAAAGTATTGAGGCCTATCAGACGTGGGAGTTTCCCGCGAAGGAAGAATATCTTAATAATCTCTCAAGTCAGTTTATGTTAAATAATCATAACTCGAGAATTGCCCATAATGTACTTCTTGAAATTTCAAAGTCAATTGCCAAGCACATAAGTCTTGATTCTCTTATTTCTGAAGTTAAGAAAATTGCAATAGAATATACAAACGCTCAAGACGGGCTGATTGTACAGAAACAAGGTTCAGAATACCATCTTCTTTCTGATTCTCACAGTGGGCATCGTGAGATGAGATTCTGTCGTGCAATTATAGAGTATGTTTACAATACTGGGGAAGTTGTTCGTCTCGATGATGCTTCTGAGTATAATAATTTTTCAAAAGATAGTTATTTCACAAACAATCGCGTGTTTTCTATCTGCGCGCTCCCTCTTCGCTCAAATGATGACATTAAAGCAGTCCTTTTCCTTGTTAATAAGGATCTTAAAGGCGTATTCTCGATTGATAAGACGAAGACGATGGAATTGTTAACAACACAGATTGCTCTTTCGCTTGAAAATGCGTTATTTCTTCAAAGTCTAGAGCAGAAAGTTAAAGAGCGAACTGAACTTCTTGAACTAAAGACTCTAGAGTTAGAAAAGTCCCATGCCGATAAAGATATTCTCGTTCGTGTTCTATGTCACGACCTTGCAAATATTACGATGGTTAACAATCATAGCGTACGTGTATTGAATAATATGTTAAAGGACCACGAAAACGAAGATGTGAAAAAACATCTTACGAAAATGCAAAATGCGATCAAAAATGAAGCCTATATAATCAACAATATTAGAACTCTTGAAATGGCAAAGAATAAACTTCTTAATGTTAATCTCGACATTGTTAATCTCGAAGAGAAGCTCAATGAATCGATAATGACTTTTGAGGAAAGACTTGCGCAAAAAGACATCGTTGTTCGCGTTAACCCTGATCTTGTTGGCCGTACTGTTGTTGCTGATGGTGTTGCACTTGTTGTTAACGTATTTAATAATATATTCTCAAATGCTATCAAATATAGTTATGAACACTCCCATATCGATTGTTATATTGCTACTGAAGATGATGAGACGATTACGCTTGCTATTCAGGACTTTGGTGTCGGTATGACTGAGAATTTTAGAAACAAACTATTTACTTCTGAAGTCCATAGTTCATCATCTGGAACAAGTAATGAGAAAGGTAGTGGTTTTGGACTAAATATTATAAAAGTTTATATTCATAAATTTGGTGGTCATGCCAGAGTCGATTCTGTCCACCAGGACGAAGATTCAGTAAAGCATGGGACAACATTTTATCTCACGCTTTTAAAAAAATAG
- a CDS encoding efflux RND transporter permease subunit, with product MRKITKYFIDNSFIVNLLSVMMLLIGAISLVHMKRDLISGWSAKRITVSTSLSGAGPAQMEKFVTYPIEQAIKNLPGIDKIRSNSRTASTSITVEVKDEYDDILELEQKIKDAVNNIRSTLPSDLDEINIQQTKMTESWFSNYSLLNFNEEDQNHQRWFYKFKERLKNIQGVARIQDDVREYGIHIRFNLESLARYEIDINTVYSIVQESFRLFPIGNISKGSKDYLVEFETNEVTVEDIGNIILRSTTSKKTLLLRDIATIEKKLPKKTYKEYTNSSPSLSFTIFKDMDTDTISLKENIEKFIEEERANLPQGVEMLLTGDGPAFIERQINALKSNSIFGVILVILTLMSFLGFKTSLMTSFGLPLSYMFTFFILENMGLKIDLISIVGMLLVLGIIVDDAIIISEQYTQNLEKGMKPKEAALEAVLKTWMPITGAVLTTVVAFLPLLMSGDGLSDIMMAIPVVVISALGVSLLESFFILPNHLAHFVKVAPKHHESNFFHKLKDIYMKTLKQVLRFRYLALVSLVSLFGFSIFFAQKNIPMNFNLNISSEKIRVVTVLKHSESLEDSEKQLAPLWKELSEIDKDKFDYINMAIGYVWESGKSKNGPQYGSFTVRFSQLDDNIEANKKYVEDLIKERIKKYTADPKDSIFERIEVGRRYDGHDDDQSNIVNINLSSSAPFDINEVSSKIKKKLSSYDQITSIDLDNSDFIDTWTFKPNKAEILSHGLSIRAVANQVRTFVAKTKVYENNSGPQTLKVYAYSEEGDNQTIETLKNKHIILSNGLKIKTKDLGTWEVIRRQKSIGHENLKRIVRLKVALKKDVADKEKLIHNFENDIKSIESEYSYLTITTKDADEQAQKNKSSMFKNVLFAVGLIVFILAIILRSIVTPFIICSAIPFGLIGIIWAFYFQGLKLDIMAFIGVIAMAGVVVNDSLLLVDTVNSSRGKKKYIDLETLLTDCAKRLRPILLTSITTLGGVFPMAYGIGGDSGFTKPLAMSMGWGLLFATGLTLLILPAYLLIFDDIKKLFSRKKDKQLGDTEIEDENLDQEWPEFEHQTSIPKNKKANTTELFQ from the coding sequence ATGAGAAAAATTACTAAATACTTTATCGATAATAGCTTTATCGTGAACTTACTAAGCGTCATGATGCTACTTATTGGGGCCATCTCCCTGGTTCATATGAAGCGTGATCTCATCTCAGGTTGGAGTGCGAAACGAATCACTGTCTCGACATCTCTAAGCGGAGCTGGTCCAGCACAAATGGAGAAATTCGTTACATATCCTATCGAACAAGCGATCAAGAATCTTCCTGGAATAGATAAAATTCGCTCAAACTCAAGAACTGCTTCAACATCAATCACAGTTGAAGTTAAGGATGAATACGATGACATCCTTGAGCTTGAACAAAAAATAAAAGATGCCGTTAACAATATAAGAAGTACTCTCCCATCAGATCTCGATGAGATAAATATTCAACAAACGAAAATGACAGAGTCATGGTTTTCAAATTACTCACTTCTAAATTTCAACGAAGAAGACCAAAATCATCAAAGGTGGTTCTACAAATTCAAAGAGCGTCTAAAAAACATTCAGGGTGTTGCAAGAATTCAAGATGATGTTCGAGAATATGGAATTCATATCAGGTTTAATCTTGAATCCCTTGCACGCTACGAAATAGATATCAACACCGTCTACAGTATTGTTCAGGAATCATTTAGACTCTTCCCTATCGGAAATATCAGCAAAGGAAGCAAGGACTACCTTGTTGAGTTTGAAACAAATGAAGTTACCGTTGAAGATATTGGTAATATTATTCTTAGATCAACAACATCCAAGAAAACATTACTTTTGAGAGACATTGCAACTATTGAAAAGAAATTACCAAAAAAGACCTACAAGGAGTACACAAACTCGTCTCCTTCACTGAGCTTCACCATCTTCAAAGACATGGACACGGACACAATTTCTCTCAAAGAGAATATAGAAAAATTCATTGAAGAAGAGAGAGCAAATTTACCACAAGGAGTTGAGATGCTCCTAACCGGAGATGGTCCAGCATTTATTGAAAGACAAATTAATGCTCTTAAATCAAACTCAATATTTGGTGTCATTCTTGTTATTTTAACATTGATGTCTTTTCTCGGATTCAAGACTTCTTTGATGACAAGTTTTGGTCTGCCACTTTCTTATATGTTTACTTTCTTTATTCTTGAAAATATGGGACTCAAGATTGACCTCATCTCGATCGTTGGAATGTTGCTTGTGCTTGGAATTATTGTGGATGATGCCATTATCATCTCAGAGCAATATACACAGAACCTCGAAAAAGGAATGAAACCTAAGGAGGCCGCCCTAGAGGCCGTTTTAAAAACTTGGATGCCAATCACTGGAGCAGTTTTAACTACTGTTGTGGCATTCTTACCGCTTCTCATGTCTGGAGATGGTTTATCAGACATCATGATGGCCATTCCGGTAGTTGTCATATCGGCACTCGGAGTAAGTTTATTAGAGTCATTCTTTATACTCCCGAACCACCTTGCTCACTTTGTTAAAGTAGCGCCAAAACATCATGAATCTAACTTCTTTCACAAACTGAAAGATATTTACATGAAAACTCTTAAACAAGTACTAAGATTTCGCTATCTCGCACTAGTATCACTAGTATCTCTTTTTGGGTTTTCAATTTTCTTTGCTCAGAAAAACATTCCAATGAACTTTAATCTCAACATCAGCAGTGAGAAAATTCGCGTTGTCACTGTTCTTAAACACTCTGAGAGCTTGGAAGATTCTGAAAAACAACTGGCCCCACTATGGAAAGAGTTATCTGAAATTGATAAAGATAAGTTCGATTATATCAATATGGCCATTGGATACGTGTGGGAATCAGGAAAATCTAAAAATGGGCCTCAATATGGTTCATTCACTGTTCGCTTCTCCCAACTTGATGACAATATTGAGGCAAATAAGAAGTACGTGGAAGATCTAATCAAAGAACGTATAAAAAAATACACGGCCGATCCAAAGGATTCAATTTTTGAAAGAATTGAAGTCGGAAGAAGATATGATGGCCATGATGATGACCAAAGCAATATCGTCAATATCAACCTGTCTTCAAGTGCACCATTTGATATCAATGAGGTTTCTTCTAAAATCAAAAAGAAACTATCATCATATGATCAAATAACGTCAATTGACCTTGATAACTCAGACTTCATTGACACTTGGACTTTTAAACCAAATAAAGCTGAGATCCTCTCTCATGGACTTTCAATTAGGGCCGTTGCGAACCAGGTAAGAACTTTCGTTGCCAAGACAAAAGTTTATGAAAATAACTCTGGCCCGCAGACACTAAAAGTATATGCTTACTCAGAAGAAGGCGATAATCAAACAATTGAAACACTAAAAAACAAGCACATTATCCTCTCTAACGGACTCAAGATAAAAACGAAGGACCTTGGAACTTGGGAAGTAATTCGTCGCCAAAAATCAATTGGCCACGAGAACCTAAAACGCATTGTGCGCCTAAAAGTAGCACTAAAGAAAGATGTCGCAGACAAAGAAAAACTTATCCACAACTTTGAAAATGATATTAAAAGTATTGAATCCGAGTATTCATACCTCACAATCACGACAAAGGATGCTGACGAGCAAGCACAAAAAAACAAATCTTCGATGTTTAAAAATGTCCTCTTTGCAGTTGGTTTAATTGTCTTTATTCTCGCGATAATTTTAAGAAGTATCGTAACACCATTTATAATTTGTAGTGCAATCCCATTTGGTCTTATCGGAATTATATGGGCCTTCTACTTTCAAGGATTAAAGCTCGATATCATGGCCTTCATCGGTGTCATCGCGATGGCCGGTGTTGTTGTTAATGACTCACTCCTACTCGTTGACACTGTAAACTCATCTCGAGGAAAGAAGAAATACATCGACCTTGAGACTTTACTTACAGATTGTGCCAAACGTCTTCGCCCAATCTTACTAACAAGTATCACGACTCTTGGAGGGGTTTTCCCTATGGCCTATGGGATTGGTGGGGACTCGGGATTTACCAAGCCACTAGCAATGAGTATGGGATGGGGATTATTATTTGCAACAGGCTTAACATTACTTATCCTGCCAGCATATCTTCTAATTTTTGATGATATCAAAAAGCTTTTCTCTCGCAAAAAAGACAAGCAACTAGGCGATACTGAAATTGAAGATGAAAACTTAGATCAAGAATGGCCAGAGTTTGAACATCAAACTTCCATACCAAAAAATAAGAAAGCTAATACTACAGAATTATTTCAATAG
- a CDS encoding glutamyl-tRNAGlu reductase, with translation MIHALNLIHIKGQFTEHNLSVDPSAFVLQTCQRAIVVQTTPIEVPALVNLDFFEGKEAYEFLLETICGLKSKLLGESEIVSQFKEAFTNYLENQQRSSVILRVLEKLFKDAKQIRREYLLKIGQQSYAGIARRIIQAKVDTDSVLILGSGQLAKDVIKQLEKKYQIYISARNTQKVSEIQNEFSSRNIQAIDWTDKDSYQSFTTIINTIGADYVIFNHDFFKSRKKPSSLFIDLGSPCAIETPLMADDGVFRLSDVFSHGEKLDVEKQNKIDMAKCAIKGVVDKRVQTLGHNYPFSWEELHF, from the coding sequence ATGATACACGCACTTAATCTCATACATATTAAAGGACAATTCACAGAACACAACCTAAGTGTTGATCCCTCTGCGTTCGTACTTCAAACATGTCAGCGTGCTATCGTGGTCCAAACAACTCCAATAGAAGTTCCAGCTCTCGTTAATCTCGATTTCTTCGAAGGCAAAGAGGCCTATGAATTTCTACTTGAAACAATATGCGGGCTAAAGAGTAAACTACTCGGAGAGAGCGAAATCGTTTCTCAATTCAAGGAAGCTTTCACAAACTATCTTGAAAACCAGCAAAGAAGTAGTGTTATCTTAAGGGTCCTTGAGAAATTATTTAAAGACGCCAAACAAATTAGAAGAGAGTACCTTCTTAAGATTGGCCAACAGTCATACGCAGGAATCGCACGTAGAATTATCCAAGCAAAAGTCGATACTGACTCAGTCCTAATCCTTGGCTCGGGTCAACTTGCAAAAGATGTGATCAAGCAACTTGAAAAGAAGTACCAAATCTACATCAGTGCTCGTAACACGCAAAAAGTTTCTGAAATACAAAACGAGTTTAGCTCAAGAAATATCCAAGCAATTGACTGGACGGATAAAGATAGCTACCAGTCATTTACAACTATCATTAATACAATCGGTGCCGATTACGTCATCTTCAACCACGATTTCTTCAAATCAAGGAAGAAGCCATCGTCACTTTTCATCGACCTGGGCTCACCATGTGCCATAGAAACCCCACTGATGGCCGATGATGGGGTCTTCAGACTTTCTGATGTCTTCAGCCATGGTGAAAAATTAGATGTTGAAAAACAGAATAAAATCGACATGGCGAAGTGCGCAATTAAAGGGGTTGTAGATAAACGAGTGCAAACTCTTGGGCATAACTACCCATTCTCTTGGGAAGAACTTCACTTTTAA
- a CDS encoding PhoU domain-containing protein: protein METLQQFLYFISGLAIFYFGQRTLSQGLQTIGASSVKHIVHNEGVRNPLVNFWHGARLSLLSFSSTMSSLVITGLVNANLLKNRRVLPMMMGTALGASTILFILSFSGHNRGLNLIATGLLFGLIFRSFKYRSIGKFLLGLGLLFLGLAVMEESVKLLATHSEIVGYLDFINQMPFVVSLFLSTFIGLSLAVSLTSSTMVLAIVSVSARLQVFSVAFSFGLCVGAIISSYFMTFVTAKKSARAFAVRKAFAPLFIFSLATLVSFIMMVLLDDYFIFPFSTLDAVVYGSLCLSVVAFFYSFALKPMVINLALKLYPDDEVKEQSKLQFLGEGRFLSSTMAYVLVEMEVSKLMDIVDRMFEKCHEYLGSQQKGARALAKIKDYERIIDNIQREIDIFIQKVISNGAGDDDSEMSLAYLKLSSSLEQVADHLDKMATTLTKFYEFWQLDDDENQTLIKYFEEVREMFNHSQDIFNEVIDLKSIGASEHKERLSRALEMKKEILNAREEYANRHHQEDVRKALYFSDMLISIAKLRGSVRDIYQTLLK from the coding sequence ATGGAAACACTCCAACAATTTTTATACTTCATTTCAGGTCTTGCAATTTTCTATTTTGGACAACGAACTCTCTCCCAAGGTTTACAGACTATCGGAGCTTCAAGCGTTAAGCATATCGTGCATAACGAAGGAGTAAGAAATCCTCTCGTGAATTTTTGGCACGGGGCGAGACTTTCTCTTTTAAGTTTTTCTTCGACGATGTCATCTCTCGTGATTACGGGTCTGGTAAATGCCAATCTTTTAAAGAATCGTCGAGTGTTGCCTATGATGATGGGAACAGCTCTTGGGGCCAGTACGATTCTCTTCATACTTTCTTTCTCTGGCCATAACCGTGGACTTAATTTGATCGCTACTGGTCTTTTGTTCGGCCTGATCTTTAGATCATTTAAATATCGTAGTATTGGAAAATTCCTATTGGGACTTGGATTATTATTTCTTGGTCTTGCTGTTATGGAGGAGTCGGTAAAACTTCTTGCTACTCATAGCGAGATTGTGGGTTATCTCGATTTTATTAACCAGATGCCTTTTGTCGTCTCTCTTTTTCTGTCGACTTTTATCGGGCTAAGTCTGGCCGTATCTCTGACTTCTTCGACAATGGTCCTGGCCATCGTTAGCGTTTCTGCTCGACTACAGGTCTTTTCAGTTGCATTTAGCTTTGGTCTTTGTGTTGGTGCGATTATATCGAGTTACTTTATGACTTTTGTCACGGCGAAGAAGTCTGCTCGTGCTTTTGCTGTGAGAAAGGCATTTGCGCCTCTTTTTATTTTCTCACTGGCCACACTAGTCTCATTTATAATGATGGTGTTGCTAGATGATTACTTCATTTTTCCATTTTCTACGCTTGATGCTGTCGTTTATGGTAGTCTTTGTCTTTCGGTGGTAGCTTTTTTCTATTCATTCGCACTTAAACCAATGGTTATAAATCTCGCATTGAAACTTTATCCAGATGATGAGGTGAAGGAACAGTCAAAACTTCAGTTTCTTGGAGAGGGAAGGTTCTTGTCTTCAACGATGGCCTATGTTTTAGTTGAAATGGAGGTCTCCAAGCTCATGGATATCGTTGATCGAATGTTTGAGAAATGTCATGAGTATTTAGGTTCGCAACAAAAGGGTGCAAGGGCACTAGCAAAGATAAAAGACTATGAGCGAATTATTGATAATATTCAAAGAGAAATTGATATTTTCATTCAGAAAGTTATTTCAAATGGCGCCGGTGATGATGATTCTGAAATGTCTCTAGCTTATCTTAAATTATCATCTAGTCTCGAGCAGGTTGCCGATCATCTCGACAAAATGGCGACGACATTAACGAAATTTTATGAGTTTTGGCAACTCGATGATGATGAAAATCAAACCTTGATTAAGTATTTTGAAGAAGTAAGAGAGATGTTTAATCATTCTCAAGATATCTTCAATGAGGTTATTGACTTAAAATCTATTGGTGCGAGTGAGCATAAGGAAAGACTTTCAAGGGCCCTTGAGATGAAGAAAGAGATTTTGAATGCTCGAGAGGAATATGCCAATAGACATCACCAAGAAGATGTTCGAAAGGCGCTCTACTTTTCTGATATGTTAATATCGATAGCTAAGCTTAGGGGCTCGGTAAGAGATATTTACCAAACCCTATTGAAATAA